A stretch of the Longimicrobium sp. genome encodes the following:
- a CDS encoding RES family NAD+ phosphorylase — protein sequence MRVWRITRRPFQALDGEGARLNGGRWNSEGVAVVYTSFALSLAALEYLVHVDVEEAPADLVALEIDVPDDVPADEVRLDDLPEDWNRVEDHPACASIGDRWVRDGRALVLRAPSAVIPHESNYLLNPKHPDAARIRVVSVRDFVFDPRLLE from the coding sequence ATGCGCGTCTGGCGGATCACCAGGCGACCGTTCCAGGCGCTGGACGGAGAGGGCGCCCGCCTGAACGGCGGGCGCTGGAACTCCGAGGGCGTGGCGGTCGTGTACACCTCCTTCGCGCTCTCCCTCGCCGCGCTGGAGTACCTGGTGCACGTCGACGTCGAAGAAGCGCCGGCCGACCTCGTGGCGCTGGAGATCGACGTGCCGGACGACGTGCCCGCGGACGAGGTCCGGCTCGACGATCTGCCCGAGGACTGGAACCGGGTCGAGGACCACCCCGCCTGCGCCTCCATCGGCGACCGCTGGGTTCGGGACGGCAGGGCGCTGGTGCTCCGCGCGCCTTCCGCCGTCATTCCCCACGAATCCAACTACCTGCTGAACCCGAAGCATCCCGACGCTGCGCGGATCAGGGTTGTCTCCGTGCGGGACTTCGTC